The genomic region TTGACGATCACACCACCCTTGGGCAGGGCCTGCTTGATCTTGGCAATGATCGGCGCCACCTCAGTGTTTCCAAGGGGAAGGTAGTCCTCACCCACCAGCTTGCCGCCTTCTGCCTTGAGCTGTTCCTTCATGATCGTGTTGGCCGTACGTGGGTACACGTAATCGGAGCCCACCAGGAAGAAGTCTTTGCCCTTGTTCTTCAGCAGCCAAGACACAGCCGGCTCGGCCTGCTGATTGGGCGTAGCCCCGCTGTAGAAGATGTTCTTGGAGCACTCCTGACCTTCGTACTGGATTGGGTAGAAGAGGAAGTGATCCTTGGCCTCGAACACCGGCAGCATCGCCTTGCGGCTGGCGGAGGTCCAGCCTCCGAACACCACGTCGACCTTGTCCTGATCAATGAGTTTCTTGGCTTTCTCGGCGAAGGTGGGCCAGTCGGAAGCGCCGTCTTCCTCGACCGGAACGATCTTCAGCTTCTTGCCAGCAACATTGACACCACCGGATTTGTTGATCTCCTCGATCGCCATCAGCTCGGCTTCGGCCACCGTGTTCTCGGAGATAGCCATGGTGCCGGAGCGGGAGTGAAGGATCCCGACCTTCACTTCACCGTCGAAACCGCCGCCGCCGTCTCCGGAGGCCATCTTGTCGCCGCCACCGCCCCCACAGGCCACGAGGGAAAAGGACGTGGCCAGAGCGGTGGCGCCGCCCAGCAGACGAAAGGCCGTCTTCTGCGTCGAGGTGGGCTTCATTGAACAAAACTCCTGGGTGTGGTCCGCCAACTAGCGGAAAGGGCAACGTATCGACGGGTACCTCGGAAAACATGTAGCGGATCGCACCGTTTGGCCAACCCATGGGCGGCCTGTCACAGACCCAACGTCAAACAAGTCTCAATCCGGTAGCTGTTGCAACAGAAACTTCTCCACCTGATCGAGGCCCTCTCCCGAGCGGAGGTTGGTGAAGCACCACGGCAGACCCGGGCGCATGCGCTCGGTGTCCCGCTCCATCACCTCCAAAGAAGCGCCCACCATCGGGGCCAGATCGATCTTGTTGATCACCAGCAGATCGGAGCGGGTGATGCCCGGTCCCCCCTTGCGGGGGATCTTGTCGCCGGCGGCCACATCAATCACATAGATGCAGCGGTCGACGAGCTCCGGGCTGAAACTGGCGGCCAGGTTGTCACCGCCGCTCTCCACCAGCACCAGATCCAGGTCGGGGAAGGCCTGCTCCAGCTCCTCCACCGCCGCCCGATTGATCGAGCAGTCCTCACGGATCGCCGTGTGGGGGCAGCCGCCCGTCTCCACCCCGCGGATGCGCTCGGGGGCGAGGGCACCGGCGCGGGTGAGGAACTGGGCGTCTTCCTGGGTGTAGATGTCGTTGGTCACCACCGCCAGCTGCAGCCGGTCCCGCAGCGAGCGGCACAGGGCCTCCACCAGGGCCGTCTTGCCGGAACCCACGGGCCCGGCCACCCCCACGCGCAAGCGGCTCATCTAACTGCGGAACAGACGGGAGTAGAGCTCAGCATGCTGCAGCTGGGCCAGGGCCGCCCCGACCCCGCCGCTCCAGAGGGCGCGGGGGTCGGCGCCCACCAGCTCCCGGGCGCGGCGCTCCAGCAACGGCCCCAGCCGCAGCTGCAGGGCCTGGCCCGAGGTGGCCCCCAGGGGCACCAGGCGCACGGCGGCACTGATCTGATTGGCCACCCAGCCGTGGAGGTAGGCCTCGATCAGCTCAAGGGGCTCCAGCTCCAGGCACACCCCCGCCCAGGCCCAGGCGGCGCTCCAGCCCAGCCCAGGAGCTGCAGCTCCAGCCCCAGCCGGAGGCAGGGGCCAGCCCAAGTCCTTCAGCAACTGCAGCAGCGAGCGCCCCATTTGACGCTGCTGGGCCCGCAGCTCCGCCGCCTCCCGCTGGGCCAGCAGCCAACCGTCGAGTTCGGCCGCCGCCGGCAGGTCCCCCTGGGCCAGGGCCTCCATCAAGGGACCCAGGGCCGCGGCCTCGATCGCCACCAGGCCGCGCTCCAGCTCAGCGATCAGCCAGCCCTCCAGGGCGGCGACCTCGGCCAGCTGACCGCGCTGCACCAGCACCTCCAACCCCTCCGAATAACTGAAGGCGCCCACCGGCAGGGCTGGGCTGACCAGCTGATAAAGGCGCAGGCGGGACAGGCTCACGGCTGGTGGTGATCGTGGGGCCCCTGATGGCTGTGATCGTGGTGGCTGGGCCCAGCCCCGGCATAGGCACCGCCCTCGGGCAGGAAGGGCGCCTGCAACCGCTCCACCAGCAGGCCCCGCTGCCGCAGCAGGTCCTCGAGCACGCTGTCGACCCTCAGCCGCAGCTGATTGGCATGAACTTCCAGGGGCACATGGCGGTTGCCCAAGTGGTAAGCCGCCTGCAGCAGCGCCAGGGGATCGGCGGCGCGCACCACCAACAACGGTTCGGGGGCCGCCTCCACCAGCACCACAGGGCTGCCGCCCGCCGGGACCAAGCGCTCGCCGGGCTCCAGGGCCGCGCCCCGGGGCAACTGCAGCAGCAGATCCCTCCCGCAGGCGCTCCTGCGGTGGCCCCGCAGGCTGGTGCGTTGGTCAGCGTTCAGGGGCAGGAGCAGGACCGAACCGGCCTCGGGCCCTTCGGCTGGGCCGCCCAGGCGATTCACCAGCACCAGGGGCGTCGTGGCTGAGGAGCCGGAGGGGCCGAGGGGAGAGCGACTCATCACTGGCGACGGGGAAGGCGACAGGATGGGCGCCTAAGCCATTCCACCATCAGCCCCCGCTTGCCCCCCGCGTGATCGTCAGCCCACCCGAGCGCACCACCACCCCCTGGCGGGCCAGCGCCCAGCTGTGTTTCAGCCGAGCGGACCCTGGCGGAGCCACGGTGCACCAGGGCGGAGCCACGGCACCGCTCAAGATCCAACGTGCCTTCCGCCAGCAGGATGGTCGCTGCGAACTGCCGCTGCTGCACACCGCCGGCGGCCTCGTGGGGGGCGATGAGCTCGCCATCGAGGCCCAGCTGGGCCCCCGAAGCCAGGCCCTGATCACCAGCGTGGCGGCCCAGAAGGTCTATGGCACGGTGGGACGCTCGCGGATCACACCCAAAGGCACCTGGGCCCGGCAGCGACTGCAGTTTGATCTCGCCGCCGGGGCGGACCTGGAATGGCTCCCCCAGGAGCTGGTGCTCTACGCGGGCGCCCTGTTCGAGCAGCACAGCCGGGTGGAGCTGACGGCCGGGGCCAGCTGGCTGGGGGCGGAGGTGGTGCGGCTGGGCCGCAGCGCCGACGGCGAAACCCTCGGCTCCGGCAGCTGGCGTTCCTCCCTGGAGATTCGGCGCGCCGGGAGCTGGAGTCTGGTGGACCGCTTGGCACTGGGGGGCGAGAGCCTCACGGACCCCCATGGCCTGGGGGGATCCCCCGTGTTCGGCAGCCTGGTCTGGGCGGCGCCAGAACCCGTGAGCGAGGCGCTGCTGGAGGCATGCCGCGCCGATCGACAAGGGCTGGAGGGGGCCATGGCCTGCGGACGATTGGATCAGGGGCTGGTGGCCCGTTACCACGGGCCCTCCACCCAGGCGGCCCGCTGGTGGTTCACGCGCCTCTGGGCACGCATCCGCGCCGAGCGCGGCCTGCCGCCACCTGAACTGCCGCGGGTGTGGCCGTTTCAGGAATCACCCTTCACTCACCTCCCCTCCCCTGGGGAAGCCCCATGAGCCGGCAACGGCTGGGCGCGCTGAGCGAGCGGGGGCTGTTGGCGATCGGGCCCATGCCCTGCTGGATGTCGGCAGCGGCAAGCTGGCGAACGCCTGCCGGTGCTCCGTGGGGGCCGCCTGCAACGGGGGGATCCCGTCTGGCTGGAGACCGAGGGCGCCTGGGGGGAGCAACAACGCCAGGGGATCTCATAGGAGTCGTCACAACCGTTCCCCCTGAACCCGTCCACACGCCCAACCACTGCCAGAGTGCAGCCGGCACGCCAGCACCCATGCACCTGACCCCCCAGGAGAAGGACAAGCTCCTGATCGTCACCGCCGCCCTGCTGGCGGAGCGACGGTTGAACCGCGGCCTCAAGCTCAACCACCCGGAGGCGGTGGCCCTGCTCAGCTTCCTGATCCTGGAGGGGGCCCGTGACGGCCGCAGCGTCGCCGAGCTGATGCGCGATGGCAGCACCTGGCTCAAGCGCAATCAGGTGATGGAAGGCGTTCCGGAGCTCATTGGCGAAGTGCAGATGGAGGCCACCTTCCCCGACGGCACCAAGCTCGTCACCCTCCATGACCCCATCCGCTGAGCGCCTGAACCCATGAGCCCACTGATTCCTGGTGAAATGATTCCCGGTGAACTGATCCCCGAGCCCGGCGTGATCGAGCTCAACGCCGGTCGCCCCGTGACCACCATTGGGGTCGCCAACCGCGGCGATCGGCCCGTGCAGGTGGGCTCCCATTTCCATTTCCACGAGGCCAACGAAGCGCTGGTGTTCGATCGCGACGCCGCCCGCGGCCAGCGGCTCGACATCCCCGCCGGCACGGCGGTGCGCTTTGAACCCGGCGATGCCCGCGAGGTGCAGCTGGTGCCCTACGCCGGCGCCCGCCGGGTGTTTGGTTTCAACGGCCTGATCAACGGACCCCTGGAGTAAGCAGCCATGGCCTATCGGATGGAGCGGAGGGCCTACGCCGAGACCTACGGCCCCACCACGGGCGACCGCCTGCGGCTCGCCGACACCGAGCTGATCCTGGAGGTGGAGCGCGACTTCACCACCTACGGCGATGAGGTGAAGTTCGGCGGCGGCAAGGTGATCCGCGACGGCATGGGCCAGGCCCAGACCAGCCGCGCCGACGGCGCCGTCGACACGGTGATCACCAACGCCCTGATCGTCGACTGGTGGGGGATCGTCAAGGCCGACATCGGCCTGCGTGACGGCCGCATCTGCGCGATCGGCAAGGCCGGCAACCCCGACATCAGCGATGGCATCGACATCATCGTGGGGCCGGGCACCGAAGCGATCGCCGGCGAAGGCCACCTGGTGACCGCCGGCGGCATCGACACCCACATCCACTTCATCTGCCCCCAGCAGATCGAAACGGCCCTCTCCAGCGGGGTCACCACCCTGCTGGGGGGCGGCACGGGTCCGGCCACCGGCACCAACGCCACCACCTGCACCCCCGGTGCCTTCCACCTGGCCCGCATGCTCCAGGCCGCTGAGGGGTTGCCGGTGAACCTGGGCTTCTTCGGCAAGGGCAACGCCAGCACCCCGGCGGCCCTCGAAGAGCAGATCCGCGCCGGCGCCTGCGGCCTCAAGCTCCACGAAGACTGGGGCACTACGCCAGCCGCGATCGACTGCTGCCTGTCGGTGGCCGACCAGTTCGACGTGCAGGTCTGCATCCACTCCGACACCCTCAACGAGGCGGGCTTCGTCGAAGACACGATCCGCGCCATCGGCGGCCGCACGATCCACACCTTCCACACCGAAGGGGCCGGTGGCGGCCATGCCCCCGACATCATCCGGATCTGCGGCGAGGCCAACGTGCTGCCCAGCTCCACCAACCCCACCCGCCCCTACACCAGCAACACGCTCGAGGAGCACCTCGACATGCTGATGGTGTGCCACCACCTGGATCCATCGATCCCGGAAGATGTGGCCTTCGCCGAATCGCGCATCCGCCGCGAGACGATCGCCGCCGAGGACATCCTTCACGACCTGGGCGCCTTCTCGATCATCGCCAGCGACTCCCAGGCCATGGGCCGGGTGGGGGAGGTGATCACCCGCACCTTCCAGACCGCCCACAAGATGAAGGTGCAGCGGGGCCCCCTGCCGGAGGATGCCGCCGCCGGTGGCCGCCACGACAACACGCGCATCCGGCGCTACGTCGCCAAGTTCACGATCAACCCCGCCATTGCCCACGGCCTGGATTCCCAGATCGGCTCGGTGGAGGTGGGCAAGCTGGCGGATCTGGTGCTGTGGAAACCAGGCTTTTTTGGGGTCAAGCCCGAGCTGGTGCTCAAGGGAGGCTCAATCGTCTGGGCCCAGATGGGCGACGCCAACGCCTCGATTCCCACCCCCGGCCCCGTGCACGGCCGGCCGATGTTCGCCGCCTACGGCGGTGCCCTTGCCCCCAGCTGCCTCACCTTCTTGAGCCAGGCCGCCCTCGATGATGACCTGCCCCGGAAGCTGGGCCTGAAGCGGCCCTGCGTGCCGGTGGTGAACACCCGCGGCATCGGCAAGGCTGAGATGCGCAACAACAGCGCCCTGCCCAAGGTGGAGGTG from Cyanobium sp. ATX 6F1 harbors:
- the urtA gene encoding urea ABC transporter substrate-binding protein, encoding MKPTSTQKTAFRLLGGATALATSFSLVACGGGGGDKMASGDGGGGFDGEVKVGILHSRSGTMAISENTVAEAELMAIEEINKSGGVNVAGKKLKIVPVEEDGASDWPTFAEKAKKLIDQDKVDVVFGGWTSASRKAMLPVFEAKDHFLFYPIQYEGQECSKNIFYSGATPNQQAEPAVSWLLKNKGKDFFLVGSDYVYPRTANTIMKEQLKAEGGKLVGEDYLPLGNTEVAPIIAKIKQALPKGGVIVNTLNGDSNVAFFKQMKAAGITPANGYAIMSFSIAEEEVAAIGPEYLEGTYAAWNFFQSLDTPASKKFTADFKAKYGEKRVTNDPAESAYNMVYLWAKGAEKAGSTDNAKVREALIGVKFDAPQGPIEVQPNHHTTELVMIGEVQKDGMFKIIENKGILKPIAWNQFVPETKGYTCDWTQKRPDAGKFKM
- a CDS encoding urease subunit gamma, which produces MHLTPQEKDKLLIVTAALLAERRLNRGLKLNHPEAVALLSFLILEGARDGRSVAELMRDGSTWLKRNQVMEGVPELIGEVQMEATFPDGTKLVTLHDPIR
- a CDS encoding urease accessory protein UreD, coding for MIVSPPERTTTPWRASAQLCFSRADPGGATVHQGGATAPLKIQRAFRQQDGRCELPLLHTAGGLVGGDELAIEAQLGPRSQALITSVAAQKVYGTVGRSRITPKGTWARQRLQFDLAAGADLEWLPQELVLYAGALFEQHSRVELTAGASWLGAEVVRLGRSADGETLGSGSWRSSLEIRRAGSWSLVDRLALGGESLTDPHGLGGSPVFGSLVWAAPEPVSEALLEACRADRQGLEGAMACGRLDQGLVARYHGPSTQAARWWFTRLWARIRAERGLPPPELPRVWPFQESPFTHLPSPGEAP
- the ureC gene encoding urease subunit alpha, whose protein sequence is MAYRMERRAYAETYGPTTGDRLRLADTELILEVERDFTTYGDEVKFGGGKVIRDGMGQAQTSRADGAVDTVITNALIVDWWGIVKADIGLRDGRICAIGKAGNPDISDGIDIIVGPGTEAIAGEGHLVTAGGIDTHIHFICPQQIETALSSGVTTLLGGGTGPATGTNATTCTPGAFHLARMLQAAEGLPVNLGFFGKGNASTPAALEEQIRAGACGLKLHEDWGTTPAAIDCCLSVADQFDVQVCIHSDTLNEAGFVEDTIRAIGGRTIHTFHTEGAGGGHAPDIIRICGEANVLPSSTNPTRPYTSNTLEEHLDMLMVCHHLDPSIPEDVAFAESRIRRETIAAEDILHDLGAFSIIASDSQAMGRVGEVITRTFQTAHKMKVQRGPLPEDAAAGGRHDNTRIRRYVAKFTINPAIAHGLDSQIGSVEVGKLADLVLWKPGFFGVKPELVLKGGSIVWAQMGDANASIPTPGPVHGRPMFAAYGGALAPSCLTFLSQAALDDDLPRKLGLKRPCVPVVNTRGIGKAEMRNNSALPKVEVDPQTYEVFADGELLTCEPAEVLPMAQRYFLL
- the ureE gene encoding urease accessory protein UreE encodes the protein MSRSPLGPSGSSATTPLVLVNRLGGPAEGPEAGSVLLLPLNADQRTSLRGHRRSACGRDLLLQLPRGAALEPGERLVPAGGSPVVLVEAAPEPLLVVRAADPLALLQAAYHLGNRHVPLEVHANQLRLRVDSVLEDLLRQRGLLVERLQAPFLPEGGAYAGAGPSHHDHSHQGPHDHHQP
- a CDS encoding urease accessory protein UreF, encoding MSRLRLYQLVSPALPVGAFSYSEGLEVLVQRGQLAEVAALEGWLIAELERGLVAIEAAALGPLMEALAQGDLPAAAELDGWLLAQREAAELRAQQRQMGRSLLQLLKDLGWPLPPAGAGAAAPGLGWSAAWAWAGVCLELEPLELIEAYLHGWVANQISAAVRLVPLGATSGQALQLRLGPLLERRARELVGADPRALWSGGVGAALAQLQHAELYSRLFRS
- the ureG gene encoding urease accessory protein UreG — encoded protein: MSRLRVGVAGPVGSGKTALVEALCRSLRDRLQLAVVTNDIYTQEDAQFLTRAGALAPERIRGVETGGCPHTAIREDCSINRAAVEELEQAFPDLDLVLVESGGDNLAASFSPELVDRCIYVIDVAAGDKIPRKGGPGITRSDLLVINKIDLAPMVGASLEVMERDTERMRPGLPWCFTNLRSGEGLDQVEKFLLQQLPD
- a CDS encoding urease subunit beta encodes the protein MIPGELIPEPGVIELNAGRPVTTIGVANRGDRPVQVGSHFHFHEANEALVFDRDAARGQRLDIPAGTAVRFEPGDAREVQLVPYAGARRVFGFNGLINGPLE